A segment of the Fusarium oxysporum f. sp. lycopersici 4287 chromosome 4, whole genome shotgun sequence genome:
ACTCCGTTGCTTTCGTTGAAGCCTTTCTCCGCGATAGCTCAGCCTCCAGAGAGCTTGGTAATGTGGTGGATAGGAGCGCAGGCAAGCGTATTGGAGATTTTTCCCTGGTTGTATCGTTCTTTGTCTTCAATGCTGGGGGTGGTCCAGCTTCTTCGGTTTCGTTGCTTTGGCGGCATCTGCAGCATCCTCACGTACCCGTCTCCTGTCACCTTTGTCCGTTGAATTTTGGCTATCCCAGCTTAAGTGAAGAGGTGATAGTAGCGGGGGCACGGACGATCGCGAGGCATTATCTATCTTGCTTGGTGTTCCCTTTGTGCTCCCCGATGCGCCAGGTCGAACGCCATTGACAGAATCGCCACGAGCGCGCCCAGCTGGAGAAGGATTGCGGGCGGAAGTGCTGGTACTTTTTAAGATATTGCGTCCATTGGGAAGCGACGAAGAGCTGGTAGGCTTGTCCCTTGGTGGAATATCGGATGGCGCCAAAGAATCTCTATCCTTTCTGCGAGGGGGCTCATCGCGGCCTGGTCGCGACCGCTCATCGTGGGGGCGAGGCATGTCCGGCCTGTGTCGTTTTTGCGATCTGTGGTCATCGTCGACGTTCGATGCACGTTTCCTGCTGTCTGGTGATACGGGACGAGGTGGAAGGGATGCGGGTGGTTTAGGGGGTAGCCTGCAGCAGAGTCAGTATGGGAGCGAGATCACCGAGGCAATCATGGGTCATCCAATGCGGCATCTTACCTCATGTCAACAACTGGAAGTTCTCTGGACTTTTGTGATTTGGTATCGGGGTGCTGTTCCTTTTGTCGCTGTGAATCGGGCTTCCTGATCTCGGGTACAGATCTTGGCTCTGCAGATGCGCGCTCAAGCTCGCGCTTTTTGGCGCTGGGTGGTTCTGGGGTGGAGGCATCCGAGGTCACACCAGAcgtcttcttgttcttgtaaTCACTGAgtgacagcttcttcttctcgccgcCTTTTGCGAGAATGCCCACGTCGCGAGGGACGGGCTTAGGAGGCTCGACACGCATGTCGTAGTAGGATCTAGTAAAAAGCACACCGCGATCGGCTTCCGATACAAGAGTCGAATATTGCAAGCGAGTATTATCCCATTCCTCAGGAACCTTCTGTCGTGATTCGCTGGCGGGGATGCGATATCGCCAGTCGGGGGAGTAAGAGAGATGATGTGGTTTCTCGGGCAGGATGCGCTGTGTGAGCTGCTGAACCGTCTTCGCCGCGGCTTCCATTGTTCATGGATGTCAACATGCCGGAAGGACGAAGACGGGGGTGTGGTGCGATGCTGTGCAGTACAGTTGCGATGCGGTGCGGTACGAGGTTTGGCGATCGCAGGTGACGCGCGCGAGGGGTACGCAGGGAGGCCGAGAACGCGACGATGGAAACGCTGAGGGGAAACTCAAATGCGATAAAGATCTTGAAAGTAGCGCGAGTCCCTGAAAATGGAGGATGCTCAAATCATGCGTCATTCACGACCGATTGGCAGGGTTGTCGCGATGTGATGGTGGCTGAtagtggtggtggttgaTGCCGAGCGACAAGGCATGGAGGTGACCCAGTCGCACACGATAAGGGAAGATTGGAGAGTATTAGCGCGCTGGCTGGAGACGAAACAACAAAGCGGCGGTGGATCGGAGCCCAGAAGCTCTGTCCAGGCCCCGGTGATTGACAAAGAGAGCGGTAACGTTTATGTTGTTGGGGCCGAATGAAACGAGAATTGGGTAGGAATTGGAGAAATAGGTGAGTTAAGCTTGAAGGGTATGAGCCTGTCTCTTTTCTTGTCCCTTCTCTGTTGCTGAGGCTAGAAAGCACCTAACGTACCCCAAGGTAGGTCGGGATCTAAGTTGGGTCTTGGTTTTCATCGGGATGTTTGAGATTTCCAGTGGCAGCCCACCTCAGTCAGGCAGGGCCAGACAGTAACAGTTGCACTTGCAGTTGCACTCGCAGTCGCAGTGACAGACACCTCATCTCACTGACGTTATGTGGCAGTTGGCAGCGGTCAGGAAAGGAAAGAACCACCCGACCAACCTTAGCAGTGACGATCCGTAGTGGAGCAAAAGTAGTAGAGAGCGAGACCTGAGCTACCTGCTAGGTTAGTAGCCTTACTGGGTTGTACATGTATCCAGTAGTGGCCACTGGCTTCATTCCCGTCCGTCCCGTCCGTCACTTCACAGTTTCATGCTATTCTCTTGTTAAGGTAACTGATCCATTCTCCCCTGGGCAGGCATGTCCGCTTGTGGCTGTTCTAATACCTTCCCCTCGTGTTTTAGGTTTTGGTGGCTGATATTGAAGCAGTTTTGTCCATGTCTTGGTCTGGCCGGTTCCTGGGCCCTGTTTCTTCTAGCTGCATGCGCTTATGGGAACAAGCATCAATTAAAGTTACCCTATTATCAATACAGTATCAAAATACCAGTCTAGCAACACATGAAGTGAGGCCAAAGGTGCACAGTCAAGATAATACAATACGAatgtttttattttatttttaaaagatatatttaatattaacatctatagtattataaaagtatatctaataagctttaatacTATAGCTATCTTTGTTCTTATATTcaactttattattatatttttacAGCAAAGTAAATACTTGATCTACCTATGTGATGTATTGTACGGCTTCTCATTCGAATCATCGTCTGTGCAAGGTATGCACTGGCTAATATATACTACCCAGTCATGATTCAATGAACCAAGTACATAGCAACCTTATCAACAACCCATAAGCTAGAGCTATGCAACATTATCTTCCATATCTCTACACCTTGTTTGCGAGAACAGGCTACCTACCTAGCTAGATGCCCTCTAAACTCAGCTTCAAATGTTCAAGTGTAACAATACGAACTTCAACCACAACGTCTATCCACAACTCTATAAATTCCTCTCTTCCACAACATACACTATTCGTGACGAGCAAACAACCACCCGCCCGGCATTAGCCCAGGGCTTCAGTTGTTGCTGGATACTCGTCTCAATGTATTCAAGTTCGAGATATGCCTGTTAACATAGCGACATTGAGGTTCACACAAGTCAATATTGTACCATAAGTGAATCCATAGATATGTTTTCTCCTGACAATAATGCATAAAGCGCCGGATCCGTAAGGGTATAATGCTGCCTTGCCACCGTTATCTCTCTCCTCCGCATATTTCAATTGATGCCAAAAAGTCACACCCTGGTTACCAAACCAAGACCCACCACCCCGTACGAGAAATCAGTTATACAGACAAGAGTGTTTAACTGACCAACATGTTCCATACAGCATCTCTAAACCAAGCCTTTGCTCAATGGATGCCGTTGACAACCAGAGGGCTCCCATTAGCTCCTTTGCGTCTCTTGCTCGAGACCTCTGGCGAATCGTGACTTCGGGTCTCAAGATGGCTGACCCTGGTAGCCAGGCTGTCCAATTGTCCCGCAAATTGAGCTGGCAAATAAGCAGCGATTTGTTGAGCGACACTGTCATACCACTGCTTGGAGCTGAAATTCTTCGCCCAGTCCGTCATCTGGACCAGCTGGAACTGAACATCATCGATCCCAGTCCTTGAGTCCTTGCGCATCTTTTCAACGTCCTGGATCATCACAGCAACCATACCCTTCACTGACTTAAGTTCAGTTGTCTGTTCCTCAAGGCGTTTTTCCATGTCGTAGTTCAAGTCATACGTATCCTTCTTGGTTTCGCTGATGTCTTGCCCTAATACTGTGATTTGCTGGTCCAACTTCTTCATGTTTTCATCGGCATTTCGCTTCAGCGTTGTGGCATGCGCATCGAattccttcttgttctcatccACGCTTCGCCTCAAACCTGTTACACGTGCATCAAGTGCCTGGACAGCTTCCTCAGACTTCAATGTACGGGCATTTGCCAGGTCAACAGTCTCGGCAACTAGCCCAGAGGATATCTGGATCATATCCGCACAACGGCTTTTCAATGCATCTTCCAGTCTATCCATCTTGGGAGTGATCAGTTGCAACGCCATCTCCTTTGTCATGAATGCAGGAGCGGGTGTGGGCGAAGAAAGTTTAGAAGACCGTGCATTGACCTCCGACATACATTCCCTTAACTTTGGTACGTCTCTAACAAGTTGGTTAAGCTCATCACTCGGTGGCAGTTCTTCAAGACGGCGTTTTATATCCGCAGGAGATGGACATTCATCCAGGAGACGCCTTATGTCACCAGGAGGCGGCATTTCTTCAAGCAGCCGCTTAAGATGACCAGAAGGTGGGTATTTGGCAAGCAGGCGCTTGGTGTCCACGAGAGATGGGAattcaacaagaagttgCTGAATTTCGCCTGCAGGCGGATACCCCTGGACCCTTGCCTTAAGGTTTTGGAAGTCTTGCAGTGACCAGTCAGCGGCGCTGGCCTGTAGAGCGTCGACCCTCTGCTGCAGAACATTGGTCTTCTTTTGCTGTTCCTTAACTTCCTTAACCAACGGCTTTAGAGAGGTGAGCGTTGACAGGCGCGCCTCCTGAGACCCCTGTGACTCTTGTGTTTGTTCCACGGATGATCGCAGAGAAGCGATATCTGCAACTAAAGATTCCCCTTTTTGTGAGAGACCCTCTACAGCTGATTTTATGCCGGAAACGACATCATCTATTATCTTTTGCTGTTCTCCCTGGCTTTGGCACGTGCATTGTAAAAGCGAAATATCTTTTTCAAAGGACATTTGCTTTGCCCCACGACTTTCAGAAGTATTTTGCAAGGACAAGATTTCCTTTTCTAAAGAACTTTGCTTTGCTCCATGATTATCAGATGTACTTCGCAGCGATGATATGTCCTTTTCAAGGGATTTTTGCTTGACTTCCTGGTTACGAGAGGTAGTTTGTAAGGATGAGATGTCGTTTTCTGAAGATTTTTGCTTTTCCCCCTGCTTTTCAATAAGAACAGAATTCTGCTCATGGAGCGACTTGACAGATTTTATGCCGTTCGTGAGTCTGTCTGAAAGGTTTTCTGTGTCTTGCTGGAGCTTCTGCATCCTTTTGGGATCAAACTGACTTTTGATAAAGTCTATAGCGCGTCCCTGCATTTCAATTGTTAGCTTGAGCTGGTTATGCTCGGCAGAGGTTGTAGAGGTAGCTGGCTGGCTCTTTTTGGCGGCTATCCTTTCTTCCATCGTGGTGCTGACGCCATCGAGCTTCTGCTCGAGCCGGCTGAGCTTCTCTTCCAGCAATTGGTGTTGCTGTCGACCTTCTTCGACTTTATTTTCCAGAAGTTGagttttcttcttctcgttctgAAGGCTGTCCACCAGTTTCCGGATCTCGCTATTATCGGGTCCCTGAGCGCTTGGTAAGGAGTTTTTGAATTTATTCAGCTCAGTCTGCAAACAATTTTCCATACATGCCTTCGTTGACTGGTGCGGTTCCAGTGATTGTGGCTGAAGCTCTGCTGGGGAGCCCTGGACCTTCGTCGGCAAAGAATCTGCTCCTTGTTGAGTGTTGGGTCCTATGGAAGCCTGATCTTGCACGTATTGCTTGAATAACGAATCGAGAGTATCACACAGCGTTGGGTGCAGCTCTCTGAGTTTTTGCTTAAGATTGTTCTTTTCGTTCTCGCATTTTTGGACAGCCTGACGTTGCATCTCGTCAACAGAAGAATATTCAGGAGTTTTAGCAGCCGACCGTTTCCAGTCAGCTAATGTTCTCTTAAGCTTGTTATCAGCTTGGTTGTGTTGCATGCGTAGACAGGCTGCATCGCCGAGCAGGTCTACTACAAGTGGCAGGCCTTCAACTTTCGTGGCGCGCTGCCCGGCTGTAGCGGTCAATATTGAACCTAAATGATGTATGTCAGCGATACTCTCGTCATGTTCTTTCTCAAGACTTGGGCTCTTACCGCGATCACTAGCATTCGTTGACCTCctggaagaagatctctCCAGAGGTGGTTTGCTATGTTTACCGTAAGGCAATCCTCCCCCCTTCCCACCGCCCCTCCCTCGATCGTGGTCTGCATCTTTGGAATGAGACGATTCATCTCGGCGGAGTGAGACACGGTCGGGGAATAATTCTGATGGGGAGCTACCGGCTGGTCGGCGACCGATTCGATCGTCTCTACCAGCCATTGCGGCTCTGGTAGTAAAATGGAGCTTTAAACATCCGTCGAATCAATGAGTAAAGGATTCGAGACAGGACAAATGCCGTGCACCGTGGGTTGCAAATCGAAAGTGGCCCAAGCAGGAGGGCAGAGGGTATCGCTGAGGACGGTATGCGACCGGAGGAATTAAGGGGACCGAATAAAGACTGCGCTAAGTAGGTAGTACTTTGTACCAATGGAACACAGGGCCAAATAGGGTACTAGGTGGTGGATGGATAAATAGTTGAGTACGCCGGGAGGCAATCGCGTCGATGAATTGGCTGAGTGTGTGAGTACCTAGAGAGTGGCAACGCCTCCTAAAACTAAGGAGAGTTAGAGAGCCTCGGTTTGAAGAAGGAACAAAAGAAGGGAGAGAGGGGAGGGAGAGATAAATAAAAGCGTGTGCATTGAGCGAACGAGGatagaagaagagggaagagGGAAAAAGCAATGAGAGACGAAACAAAAGCGGGAACATGGATGTTAAGGTAGTTGGCCGGTTTATCGAGAGAAAGAAAACCAAGAAAAGACCTGAAAAGGATCAACTAACTAATAAGGTATCTGTTACAACTGGACCAGGGCTACGCAGTATGGGAGTTCACTTCGTGTGGATTATCATCATATATACGGTTGAATGCATTAAATATGGTTGTTTGGGTCAGCTCagttattaaatatagaCCCCTAATCCCCGCTGAATCACCGCTAACATATAACTGACACTAATGAATTTAGTCTCTATAAagtggaagagaagcatCCTCCATTCTCGTCGTACAGGACAGCACAAAACGAGGACAGCATAGGGCCAAGTTATCTAGCTTCTACGAATAGTTCTTTATCAGATAACTTAACCACTTGACTCCTGGTGGAAGTTTACGGACTTGGGGAGATGTGATAAACTTTTTTGCATTAATTGCTCCAGCAGCTCGAGCTGAATGGATCTCAGGTACTCGCGTGTAATCGCGTCCATGCAGTGCAGTACCGAGTTGTGGAGTCACATCGATTGATGCTCCTCTTAACGGAGCGGATCACCAATGTGGCGGTGCGCATCTAATACATAGCGCTAAGCGTTAAGCGCTAAGCGATAGCCGCGTGCTAACAATTTTTAATCGAAAGTAATGCGCAGGCTCGTGCAGCTGTCGCGATCTAGCTCCCAGCCCTGCTCTTCAAGCTttcttcatcaaagtcgTTGCCTTACAACTCAATTCCATAACGATTGCTTACGTTACACTCGCGCATAACACGCGACAAGATGGCTGCTGTAAGTAGAATTTACTCGTACCTTCCGCGCAGCCAATTGCTTACAGTAAATTTCCACAGCCTGTGATGACCGTGTCAGAGTCCAAAGACCTTCGAGGTCTGAACCTGATCGCAGCACACTCCCACATTCGAGGCCTTGGTGTGGATGCAACAACCCTTGagcctcgagctgcttctcaaggtcTCGTTGGACAGGAGAAGGCGCGaaaggctgctgctgtcatCTTGCAGATGATCAAGGATGGAAAGATTGCTGGTCGTGCTGTTCTCATTGCTGGACCCCCTAGGTATGCTTCCAATCACCATTACCGCACTGCGCGCACTGACACATATGAAGCACAGGAAAAACTGCCATCGCCATGGGTATGGCTCAGTCCCTAGGCCCCGACGTTCCTTTCACAACACTTGCCTCATCAGAAATCTTTTCGCTCGAAATGTCAAAGACCGAAGCCCTTACCCAAGCCTTCCGGAAGTCCATCGGTGTCCGAATAAAGGAGGAGAGCGAAATCATGGAGggagaagttgttgagaTCCAGATCGACCGCAGTGTTACTGGTAGCGCAAAGCAGGGAAAGCTAACCATTAAGACCACCGACATGGAGGCAGTCTACGATATGGGTAGCAAGATGATCGATGCCATGACCAAGGAACGCGTTATGGCAGGCGATATTATCTCGATAGACAAGTCTTCTGGAAAGATCACCAAACTCGGCCGATCCTATGCCCGATCTCGCGACTATGATGCCATGGGTGTCGATACCAAATTCCTCCAGTGCCCGGATGGAGAGCTCCAAAAGCGCAAGGAGGTTGTTCACACCGTCACATTACACGAGATTGATGTAATCAACTCAAGAACCCAGGGCTTCCTTGCTCTCTTCTCCGGCGATACTGGCGAAATCCGCAGCGAGATCCGAGATCAGATTAACACAAAGGTCGGCGAGTGGAAGGAGGAGGGCAAGGCCGAGATTGTTCCTGGTGTCTTGTTCATTGATGAAGTGCATATGCTCGATATCGAGTGCTTTTCATACATCAACCGAGCTCTTGAGGACGACCTTGCTCCTGTGGTCATTATGGCCAGCAACCGAGGCAACTCCCGCATCCGCGGTACTGACTACCGCAGTCCTCATGGACTGcctctcgacttcttggacCGAGTCGTTATCATCAACACACACGCATATAACCCTGAGGAGATCAAGCAGATTCTGTCCATCcgagcccaagaagaagagatcgatGTGCATCCCGACGCTCTCGCCCTTCTCACAAAGATCGGCCAGGAGGCAGGTCTCCGATACGCCAGTAACCTCATCAGCACTTCGCAACTTGTTTCTGCCAAGAGAAAAGCTAAGCAAGTCGAAGTTGGTGATGTGCAACGCAGCTTCCAGCTCTTCTATGATCCCGCCCGCAGCGTCAAGTTCGTGGCTGAGTCAGAGAAGCGCCTGATCGGCAACACAGGTGCAGTCGACTTCGCAGTAGGCGGAGCGGCCAGCAACGGCGATGAGAAAATGGatcttagttaattataatGGCGAGCACAGCCTGGCGTTAAAAGGGTATTGGGTTGTGAAGATAGTAGATCTGAAGTGAGATGGACATCTGTATCATACTGATTTGGGCGTAGAATGGCATAATACGAAAATCCACAAAGAGCACTCTAAATAGTTTTACTCTGTTTCGACCTCCAGCGCAGCAGTGATGACATCTCGTTTCAGAGAGGATATTTCCAGATATGTACTTGACTCTAAATCTTGTGGTGAGCAGAGAGAAGTACTGCGATACGAGGTTTCTGCTATGAGTACTATATCTTGCCATTGAGCTTCAAATATCTAACTGAAGATAACATAAGACTTGCAACTGGGTAGGTGACAACAGTAAAAAGGCGTAATGCTGGATCGGTTTCTATGAAAAACTATATACCTGCAGTCATGCCACGACATCACCTCTACTCTCACAGTATCATTCACGGGCTTGGAGGCCCTTTCAAATCTATGGGCAAGGCTGAGCATCAGTGGGCGTAATATTAAAGTGCTTCGAGAAGGGGTCATCAGCCGCAACACGAGGAACATGCTCAATAATACTCGCAATACGCTCGGACTGTTCTGCACCCCAGAAAGTACCGATAAAGGCAAACATGAGATCCAGCCCAGAAGTGACCTAAAAGAGTATCGGATTAGAAATATTGACAGATTCAGGAGATGATCAACGACTTACGCCTGAGGAAGACCAGACTTTACCATCGATGACATAACGAGCGGGAGATACCCAGTTCACTCTGGGACCCATCTCCTTCATAGTCGCCCAGGCGTTCTTGTTCGTCGTTGCTAAATGCTCATCCAAAACACCCGATCTAGCTGCAACGCCAGCACCAGTGCAGATAGTCATCAGCATCTTAACCTTAGGATACATCTTTGCAATGTAATCCGTAACAGCCTGAAGATTCGGGTTCCTCGCGCCAGGGCCACCAGGAACAATAAGCAGATCAAGATCCAGGTCGTCGTTAAATGTATTGGTTGGGGGGATCGTTGGAAAGAAGCTCGAGTTGAACTTGTTCATGGCCAAAGGGGCTGTGCTAACAGGTTCAAGCGTCTCAGCGATGAGGTGAAGATTGAGTTGCTGGACGGTGAGCGAGAGGATCTGGAGAGGATCTAGAGGACCGAAAACATCGATCATGTCGAGAGCCTGGAAGAGAATAACTCCAACGTTGCGGATTTGAGAGCCCGTGATGTTGGGAACGATACCTGGAGTTATACAGGTTGGCTCAGCATCGCGCGAATAGTAAGGAACATGGGCTTTGGGCCTAGTAATAGTTGAGGCAGAGCTGAAATTCAAGAGGCTGAGGCCGCTGAGAAGAGAAATCGAGAACTTCATGATCATGAAGCACCTTGATATAGAGCTCGCGTTAAAATTATGTTCTGTAGTTGATAAAAGCAAGATGAAAGAGCAAGGCACACGCATGTAAATGTTCTTGGATTACAGAGACACTCGACCATATGTACTACCTGTCATACATCccaaacatcaccaagaaatCCTTCACTTAATCCGCGACAAATCCTTAATCCCCCCGTTCTACAAAAACCTTCTCAAAATTGCGCTCAGCTTCCTGCAGCCGTATGCAACTCCCCAGCTACCAGTTACAGCCAATCATTCTCAGGGTTTCATCTGATTGAAACCTTTCATAATTCTCCAGAGATCAAACAATCCCTCCTCAACTTGTGAACCAATATCAAGGCCACCGTCTTCCTCGCAGAGCTTAGACGACATTAACAGCCTGCAATAAGAGGTTGAATAAGAGTGATGGAATACTGCGAAGTTTCTGCTTGCCAATAATAAGGCCGCCTTGGCTCGCCTCAGGTCTTCAACCCTATTCAATACTCTATCCGCTTAATCCTTGAACCCCTTGTTTCCATAATCACCAATTCCCTGGTACGACACGGGGTAGGCCTAGGTCATCATGTTGGGCAATGTCACTCAACAAGCGATTACCTTATCTCACTAGACTGATGTGATTTCCTTATTTCATTCTCGTGTTTCTCGTGTAATCTACCTTCTCCAGCCGCATCGTCTCATCGGCTCATGACGTAGGGGCCAGTTTCTCTACATCCTCGTTCGTACATCGTTATTACCACCTCTTGCTACTCCTATTGGGTATTCGACCACGCCAGTAAGCTGTGACATCCAGCTCCTTGAAACCATCTCTCTGTCCGTAGAGAGTGTGTATTTTCCTCCCATGAACTCCTATACGCACCGGGGGATGGTCATCCAATCCCTTTTGCCCTAATAGAAAAACAAACACCGACCAAATCGCACGTCTATACACCGATACATGGCACGTATCGTACTCGATTGAGAAAGGGGGCTCAGGTGCGCCCTTCTAAAGCAGCAAGTTGGGCGGCCAGTGCCTCATTCCCTTTCAGTAGATCCTCCAGCCATTCCGCTGCCATCGCAAGCATAGTACTTTTACTGAAACCGCCTCCACGAAGGCCAGGAACAAGATCACACAAGTCGTCAAAGCCTTCTTTAATCAGAGTGCGCCGTTTTTGCTCACTCTTTATGTGGTTCTCGCGCTTCTGTTCTTCTGAAAGGTTCTCTCTCGACACTTTGCTATTGTTTGCTGCCGACTTGCGACGTTTTCCCCCAGCAACGTCATCTGCAACAGCCGAAGTGATGCAACCAGCACGTTCCGCTTTAGGTTTCCGCCTCCGCACAGGCTTAGGCGTGATTGTCTCTTCCTGCGCCTCTTCATCTGGAGtatccttattatttctGCTCTTCCGCCTTTTACGCGGGGGCGTATCAGCTTCTTGCACTTTCGTGAGCTCAGTCAATCTGCTATGTGGGAGCGGTCCCTTGGTATGAAGTGGGCTGCTGGGTCGCGTGTTATCGGCGCTTTTACTGGGCTCAAAACATTCCAGAACTTTGAGTTGTTCTTTCGTCAAGGACTCGGCGGTTTCTTTCTCCGAGTTGGGAGTATAGCCTTGAATGCGGTTGAAGTTGGCATCAGAACCCCACTGATATTCGGCAGGCGGTGCTCGATGTTGGCGCTTGTCATGGGGTCCCATCATCCAGTCCGGGTAATGCTCTTGCTCGCTTGCTGCAACGCTGCGTCGATGGTCCTCCCGGAATTCTTCTATAGGTTGATGTCGTAGGTGACCTACTGGAGGTCCTATTGGGTGCCTCTGTACCGAAGTATCAATTCCGTTGGAGTTCTGACGCTGGTTTGGGCCGTTTTGAAGCAGAGTAGCCGCCGCGTTCAGCACATCATCGGGAGTGTGTCGATGCTCAGTTTGATGTTGTAAATGGgaaggaggaggtggtggcgGGGGCATCATATGGGATCCCATTGGTGCCATGCCATGGAACTCGTTAAGACTATGGGAGAGTCCTTGAGCCGGCGGCTCGCCAAGTGAAGATCCTGGCTGCTGACCAAAT
Coding sequences within it:
- a CDS encoding RuvB-like helicase 2, which translates into the protein MAAPVMTVSESKDLRGLNLIAAHSHIRGLGVDATTLEPRAASQGLVGQEKARKAAAVILQMIKDGKIAGRAVLIAGPPSTGKTAIAMGMAQSLGPDVPFTTLASSEIFSLEMSKTEALTQAFRKSIGVRIKEESEIMEGEVVEIQIDRSVTGSAKQGKLTIKTTDMEAVYDMGSKMIDAMTKERVMAGDIISIDKSSGKITKLGRSYARSRDYDAMGVDTKFLQCPDGELQKRKEVVHTVTLHEIDVINSRTQGFLALFSGDTGEIRSEIRDQINTKVGEWKEEGKAEIVPGVLFIDEVHMLDIECFSYINRALEDDLAPVVIMASNRGNSRIRGTDYRSPHGLPLDFLDRVVIINTHAYNPEEIKQILSIRAQEEEIDVHPDALALLTKIGQEAGLRYASNLISTSQLVSAKRKAKQVEVGDVQRSFQLFYDPARSVKFVAESEKRLIGNTGAVDFAVGGAASNGDEKMDLS
- a CDS encoding hypothetical protein (At least one base has a quality score < 10) codes for the protein MEAAAKTVQQLTQRILPEKPHHLSYSPDWRYRIPASESRQKVPEEWDNTRLQYSTLVSEADRGVLFTRSYYDMRVEPPKPVPRDVGILAKGGEKKKLSLSDYKNKKTSGVTSDASTPEPPSAKKRELERASAEPRSVPEIRKPDSQRQKEQHPDTKSQKSRELPVVDMRLPPKPPASLPPRPVSPDSRKRASNVDDDHRSQKRHRPDMPRPHDERSRPGRDEPPRRKDRDSLAPSDIPPRDKPTSSSSLPNGRNILKSTSTSARNPSPAGRARGDSVNGVRPGASGSTKGTPSKIDNASRSSVPPLLSPLHLSWDSQNSTDKGDRRRVREDAADAAKATKPKKLDHPQH